From one Anguilla rostrata isolate EN2019 chromosome 12, ASM1855537v3, whole genome shotgun sequence genomic stretch:
- the aqp11 gene encoding aquaporin-11 gives MADITVSLFLLALFVLISEVTRKIATKLLVKTDYGVYVVETISTFQLCACTHELKLLGEVGRIEPQIGLTLTYLISVIHALTFHGAIGNPSSAIEHFYCRRLTGKCVLARIACQFVGAVLARTMVPYVWALGFSDLHMRHKLFGFKCINPINATLPKGAAVELSCAFVVQTAVTHMYHVDEKYRAHAVAAVITALVYAGGSVTGAVFNPALAYSTQFSCSGHTFAEYSFVYWLGPVLGVATSLLLFDKIIPILSGKSSYQNNLNVPYFETKKLI, from the exons ATGGCCGACATCACAGTTTCTCTATTCCTGCTGGCACTTTTCGTGCTTATCAGTGAAGTTACAAGGAAGATCGCCACGAAGCTTCTCGTCAAAACGGATTACGGTGTTTATGTGGTGGAAACAATCTCGACCTTTCAGCTCTGTGCCTGCACCCATGAGCTGAAACTCCTAGGCGAGGTGGGCAGAATCGAGCCGCAGATCGGATTGACTCTCACGTACCTTATTTCTGTTATTCACGCATTGACATTCCACGGAGCAATTGGTAACCCTTCTAGTGCCATCGAGCACTTTTACTGCAGGCGCCTCACCGGCAAGTGTGTCCTTGCACGGATCGCCTGTCAATTTGTCGGTGCTGTTTTGGCCCGTACGATGGTACCTTACGTATGGGCTCTAGGATTCTCTGATTTGCACATGAGGCACAAACTGTTCGGATTCAAATGCATAAATCCAATTAACGCAACGCTACCCAAAGGAGCTGCAGTGGAGCTATCTTGCGCCTTTGTAGTACAAACCGCAGTTACACATATGTACCATGTAGACGAAAAATACCGTGCACATGCCGTAGCAGCAGTCATCACCGCCTTGGTCTATGCAG GAGGAAGTGTTACTGGAGCAGTGTTCAATCCGGCTCTGGCATACTCGACCCAGTTTTCCTGCAGTGGCCACACGTTCGCGGAATATTCATTTGTCTACTGGCTGGGTCCAGTTTTGG gtgtggcCACTTCATTGTTGCTCTTTGACAAAATTATTCCAATTTTATCAGGGAAAAGCTCTTACCAAAATAACCTGAATGTTCCTTACTTTGAGACTAAAAAGCTTATATAA